The stretch of DNA GGCAGAAGGTAAGAAAGGCAGAAGGCAGAAGGCAGAAGGCAGAAGGCAGAAGGCAGAAGGCAGAAGGTAAAAATTTCCCTTTTTCCCCTTTTCCCCTTTTCCTCTTTCCCCTTTTCCTCTTTTCCCTTTTATCCCATTTTCCCCCTTTCCCCCTTTCCCCTTTTATCCCATTTTCCCCCTTTCCCCCTTTCCCCTTTTTCCCCTTTTTCCCATTTTCCCCCTTTCCCCCTTTCCCCTTTCCCTAATAATTGAAAAACCGCTTACCTAAATTTAGGAAAAGCGGTTTCTTTCCACAAACTTCTATTCAAACAGTTCTTACATCGAAGAACCTAAGCCAGCGTATGCACCATAGAAGAAAATGCCGACAACGCCAATTACGCCTAAACCTGCTACTGTAGCAACGATCCACAAAGGAATTCTTCCACTTCCAGACACAGCATTACCTCCTATTGAAACAACTACAACTTGCTAATTTGTCAAACAGAAAAATCGTAAAACCAGTTAGTTAAAGAAATAACTGGAGAATAACAAACCGAGAACAAAAATCAAGAGTAAACCCAAATAAAGAGCAGTCCGGGTTAACTCAACAGGTTGATTATTAGGATTCGGGGTACGGGTAGGCATTAGTTTCTCCTAGCGTTGAATGAACTGCATAGCGGCGATCGCGCCCAGGAAGAAAACTGTAGGAACAGCCAGTGTATGTACAGCCAGCCATCTCACAGTAAAAATTGGATAAGAAACAGGTTGATTGGGTTGAGTATTCATATTTCAAAAACCAATGATGGAAAACTACTTACCAGAAAAGTCTTGAATTTGGTCTTTTGCTTGATATCGATCGTTAATGATCGGCAATTCTTGACGAGTTTGAGTATAGTACTCATCAGGACGAGGAGTACCAAAAGCATCGTAGGCTAACCCAGTGCTAACAAACAGCCAACCAGCAATAAACAACATCGGAATTGTAATGCTGTGAATTACCCAATAACGAATACTAGTAACAATGTCCGAAAACGGACGCTCTCCAGTAGTACCTGCCATTCTTCTTCCTCCGACAACAAGATCAAAGCTTAAACAAATGATACGAAATATTAAACACTCTCACAAGCCAACAATGAGAATGTTTAAGCTGCGCCAACAATATTCGGGTTATATTTCAGCACAGTGCCATTCTGACCGATAATAAATCCCTTCTCTGGACTCAGAAAAACGATTCGGTAAAGATTAGAAGGCACATCTTCTACTTGACGGTCTTTTTCCCAAGTTTTTCCACCGTCTAAGCTGCGAAGTAAATTCCCGCTACCACCAGCAACCCAAAGTTCGTCAGGGGTGCGATAAGCAATATCCAGCAAACCCCAGCTAGTAGAAAATTCGGGATATTCAGCATCTAACCATAGTTCCGGATCTTTAGGGTCAGTAAATTGCAATTGACCGCCACGAGCTAACATCCACAATCTACCATCCTTGGTGAAGCCCATATTTTGCACCCGACGAGAACTATTGCGGTTATGCTGTGTCCAAGCATTTTGTCCCGGTTCCCAAGTCGAGTAAAAATTCCCTCGTGAGGAAACTGCTACATACTTACCGTCATCAGAACGAGCGATGTTCCGTACTACACCAACAGCTTCTTCCACCATTGCTTTCCAGGTTTTACCGCCGTCAGTAGTCCGGTAAATTGCGCCTACATCGGTAGTCATTTCTGCTGAGTTTGAACCCAGAGCAACTACAGTGTTAGGATTCCCTGGAAGCTTTTCGCTTAAAGTAATCCGAGACCAAGTTTTTCCTTCATCAGTGGTACGTAGCAACAGGGAAGGTTGTCCAGCAATCCAGCCTTCTTGACCAGAAAAACTCACGGAACTAAAACGGTACTTTTGCTCACCTAAATCTAAAATTTTGGGTTGCCAAGTTTCGCCACCATCAGTGCTTTCTAGCAAAGTTGTGTTACTTCCGACTATCCAACCGTGATTTTCGTTCCCAGTGAAAGCAACATCAGAAAGGTTGCTTGCTGTGGGTATAGGGACGGTTTCCCAAGGGTTTTCACTGATAGTCGGTACTTTACTACAAGCTACACAGAGGAGAACAACTGCTAGCAGCACTCCCAATTTTTGCAAATTTCTCAATAGCGATCGCATTTTGCCCAATATTCTCTAATTTGTTTTGCCTAGTTTTTTGCCAAACTATTTAATCTTCTAAAAAATCAGCCAACTGTTTATCTTACGGCATCTAGGATGTCAATTAGCTTTAATTGGCCACTCAGCCACAGCCAATTACTGTAATCCATATAAACTTAGGAAGAACAAAAAGCCCAGTGCCAAGCCACCAAAAATTAACAGGTTTTTTTGTGTGGGTGTCAGTGTATTGACACCAAAGCCATAGCCGTAATTCGACTTAAATCCTGATGCAGTTCCTTTTGGCCCGATGTTTTGGAAAGCTGACTGACGCACGCCACAAACCGGACAGCGCCAATTTGTTGGCAATTGTTCAAAGGGAGTCCCCGCCGCAATATCGTTCTTGTCGTCTCCCTTTTCCGGCTCATAAACATAGCCGCAGGCGTTACACTCATATCGATCCAATGTATTCGGATCAACAGCTTGGTTGGTCATTGCTCTCTTTGGATTATTAGAAAAGAAGGAGAAACCTTAAAATCTCTGTTACAGATTATGACATATTATTTCTTCTTGACTCAGAAGTTGAAGAAATCTAGATCTCCGACTCCTTGGAGAAGTCGGGGATCTAAAATCTATAGTTTTCATAAGCAAGCCTAAGCATACCGAAGCGCGAATTATCTGTAAAAATAAGTAACAATTGTCCTTTTGCCAAAGTGGTAACAACTAATTGTGTTTGTTCTTAGCGGCTATGAATACTTACTGGGCTTCTTAATAATTTGCAGCCTAGTCCCAGCTTTAGCACTGACTGCATCGAAACTACTGCGCCCCAGCCGTCGTGGGCCTGAGCGTCGCACCACTTATGAATCAGGTATGGAACCGATTGGCGGAGCCTGGATTCAATTCAACATTCGCTACTATATGTTTGCCTTGGTCTTCGTGGTCTTTGATGTAGAGACAGTTTTTCTCTACCCTTGGGCTGTCGCCTTTCATCGTTTGGGACTTCTAGCCTTTATTGAAGCACTGATTTTTATCGCAATTTTAGTAGTTGCTCTGGTTTACGCATGGCGCAAAGGAGCCTTGGAATGGTCATGAAATCAAATCTCACAACTACGGATTCTAATTTTGAGCAACAGCTAAAAGAAAAGATTCTCAACCCAGTTGAGCGTTCTTCTGTGACTCAAGAGCTTTCGGAAAATGTCATTTTAACTACGGTTGATGACCTTTACAACTGGGCTAGGCTTTCGAGTCTTTGGCCTTTAATGTTTGGTACGGCTTGCTGCTTTATTGAATTTGCGGCAATGATTGGTTCTCGGTTTGACTTCGATCGCTTCGGTTTAGTCCCCCGTGCTACCCCGCGTCAAGCCGATTTAATTATTACCGCAGGCACGATCACCATGAAAATGGCTCCGGCTTTGGTGCGCTTGTACGAGCAAATGCCGGAACCGAAGTATGTGATCGCAATGGGCGCTTGTACCATCACGGGTGGGATGTTTAGCGTTGATTCCCCAACGGCAGTACGGGGAGTGGATAAACTGATTCCTGTGGATATTTATATTCCCGGTTGTCCTCCGCGTCCAGAAGCAATTATGGATGCGATCGTCAAACTGCGGAAAAAAATTAGCAACAATTCAATTCAGGAACGGAAAAGCCTCGTTCAAACTCACCGTTACTACAGCACAACTCACAAAATGAAACCTGTGCCAGCAATCTTAGACGGTAAGTATCTCCAATCTGATACTCGCTACAACCCACCAAAAGAATTGACCGAAGCGATGGGAATGCCTGTACCACCAGCACTTCTGGCAACTGAAAAGGAGGTTTCTCGTGGCTGATGAATCTCCAACTCCAGAAACTTCAACGCTGGTAGAAGCGGGTAAAGTTTCTCGCTGGTTGACTGAAAATGGTTTTGAACATGAGTCTTTAGAACCAGACCCTCGTGGCATCGAAATCATTAAGGTTGCGCCGGATTTCTTGATTCCCTTGGCTACTGCTTTGTACGCTTATGGGTTTAATTACCTTCAGTGTCAAGGTGGTTATGATGTTGGCCCCGGACAAGAGTTAGTCAGTTTTTACAATCTGATTAAACTTAGTGATAATGCCGATCGTCCAGAAGAAGTGCGCTTAAAGGTATTTCTACCCAGAGAAAACCCCAGAGTCCCTTCAGTTTACTGGATTTGGGCAAGCGCAGACTGGCAAGAACGGGAAACCTACGATATGTACGGGATTGTTTATGAAGGACACCCGAATTTGAAGCGGTTGTTAATGCCAGAAGATTGGGTGGGTTGGCCTTTACGTAAGGATTATGTCTCTCCTGATTTTTACGAATTACAGGATGCTTACTAAAGCTGCCAAAATTTTATTTTTTCCCCCGGTTTCGGGGGTTTTTAATTTGTATTCTAGAAGGAACAAGAATTTATATTCATTAGACCTCTCCAATTAACTCTTGTAGGCATCCTGCCTGCCTTTGAGATTCTTTTTTGGAGATATCTATTTGTTTTTCATCTATAAAATGTAAAGAGATAATATACTAATGACTATTTGTGTTAGCTTTAAAAAAATAGCAGGGTTTTAGTCTATCTTTTGTGTTTGTGTCTTTTGGTCGGTGTAATGAATAGCAATTCAGTACTTTCCTCGAAGGCGGATATTATGATTGTGGACGATACACCCGATAATATTCGTTTTTTATCCACTCTGCTGCAAGAACAAGGTTATAACGTGCGAAAAGCAATTAATGGAAAAATGGCTTTGACCGCAATCAGAACTGTTGTGCCTGACTTAGTTTTATTAGATATTAATATGCCAATGATGAATGGCTATGAAGTTTGTCAGGAATTAAAGAACGATCGCGCAACCCAAACAGTACCAATAATTTTTATTAGTGCTTTAAATGATGTTAATGATAAGGTTAAAGCTTTTGATTTGGGCGGTGCAGATTATATTACTAAACCTTTTCAAATCGGAGAAGTTTTGGCGCGAATTCAACATCAATTAACTATCAAAACCTTGCAAAATCAATTGCAATCACAAAATGAAAAATTACAAAATACTTTAGAAGAATTAAGAACCGCTCAAGCACAAATAATTCAAAAAGAAAAAATGTTAAGCTTAAGTCAGCTAGCTGCTGGCATGGCACATGAAGTAAATAATTCTATTGGGTTTATTACTGGCAATCTTGAATTTGCTCGGCAGTACATCCAAAGTTTAATCGAATTAGTTAACCTTTATCAACAAGAGTATCCTCAACCAACTCCAGCTTTGCAAGCGGCGCTGCAAGAAATTGACCTCGAATTTATAG from Phormidium ambiguum IAM M-71 encodes:
- a CDS encoding photosystem II reaction center protein J, which codes for MSGSGRIPLWIVATVAGLGVIGVVGIFFYGAYAGLGSSM
- a CDS encoding photosystem II reaction center protein L; amino-acid sequence: MPTRTPNPNNQPVELTRTALYLGLLLIFVLGLLFSSYFFN
- the psbF gene encoding cytochrome b559 subunit beta, whose amino-acid sequence is MNTQPNQPVSYPIFTVRWLAVHTLAVPTVFFLGAIAAMQFIQR
- the psbE gene encoding cytochrome b559 subunit alpha, which codes for MAGTTGERPFSDIVTSIRYWVIHSITIPMLFIAGWLFVSTGLAYDAFGTPRPDEYYTQTRQELPIINDRYQAKDQIQDFSGK
- a CDS encoding photosynthesis system II assembly factor Ycf48, with the protein product MRSLLRNLQKLGVLLAVVLLCVACSKVPTISENPWETVPIPTASNLSDVAFTGNENHGWIVGSNTTLLESTDGGETWQPKILDLGEQKYRFSSVSFSGQEGWIAGQPSLLLRTTDEGKTWSRITLSEKLPGNPNTVVALGSNSAEMTTDVGAIYRTTDGGKTWKAMVEEAVGVVRNIARSDDGKYVAVSSRGNFYSTWEPGQNAWTQHNRNSSRRVQNMGFTKDGRLWMLARGGQLQFTDPKDPELWLDAEYPEFSTSWGLLDIAYRTPDELWVAGGSGNLLRSLDGGKTWEKDRQVEDVPSNLYRIVFLSPEKGFIIGQNGTVLKYNPNIVGAA
- a CDS encoding rubredoxin, whose product is MTNQAVDPNTLDRYECNACGYVYEPEKGDDKNDIAAGTPFEQLPTNWRCPVCGVRQSAFQNIGPKGTASGFKSNYGYGFGVNTLTPTQKNLLIFGGLALGFLFFLSLYGLQ
- the ndhC gene encoding photosynthetic/respiratory NAD(P)H-quinone oxidoreductase subunit C, whose product is MFVLSGYEYLLGFLIICSLVPALALTASKLLRPSRRGPERRTTYESGMEPIGGAWIQFNIRYYMFALVFVVFDVETVFLYPWAVAFHRLGLLAFIEALIFIAILVVALVYAWRKGALEWS
- a CDS encoding NADH dehydrogenase subunit K, with the translated sequence MKSNLTTTDSNFEQQLKEKILNPVERSSVTQELSENVILTTVDDLYNWARLSSLWPLMFGTACCFIEFAAMIGSRFDFDRFGLVPRATPRQADLIITAGTITMKMAPALVRLYEQMPEPKYVIAMGACTITGGMFSVDSPTAVRGVDKLIPVDIYIPGCPPRPEAIMDAIVKLRKKISNNSIQERKSLVQTHRYYSTTHKMKPVPAILDGKYLQSDTRYNPPKELTEAMGMPVPPALLATEKEVSRG
- a CDS encoding NAD(P)H-quinone oxidoreductase subunit J; translated protein: MADESPTPETSTLVEAGKVSRWLTENGFEHESLEPDPRGIEIIKVAPDFLIPLATALYAYGFNYLQCQGGYDVGPGQELVSFYNLIKLSDNADRPEEVRLKVFLPRENPRVPSVYWIWASADWQERETYDMYGIVYEGHPNLKRLLMPEDWVGWPLRKDYVSPDFYELQDAY
- a CDS encoding sensor histidine kinase — protein: MNSNSVLSSKADIMIVDDTPDNIRFLSTLLQEQGYNVRKAINGKMALTAIRTVVPDLVLLDINMPMMNGYEVCQELKNDRATQTVPIIFISALNDVNDKVKAFDLGGADYITKPFQIGEVLARIQHQLTIKTLQNQLQSQNEKLQNTLEELRTAQAQIIQKEKMLSLSQLAAGMAHEVNNSIGFITGNLEFARQYIQSLIELVNLYQQEYPQPTPALQAALQEIDLEFIVNDVEKVLHSMQTGTERISTINLALRIFSRLNESDIKPVNLHEGIESTLTLLRQRLQQEGRKWEIKVEKNYGNLPAITCYASLMNQVFLNILNNAIDALESRWETSENISVSPTIWITTTETDRQSIIIKIKDNGIGVPENIRAQLFNPFFTTKPVGKGSGLGLLTSYQIVVEKHQGILTYQSQIGEGTEFCIEIPVTLTKT